The genomic stretch tgcattatgcttacatgacttgtatatttacaagattcctttttataggaagtgggttagacttaaaagtgtttcttatttgcttttgatgctctcttttgcttcaactcttatttcttgcgagagcatcattaaaattactgagcccatcttaatggctgtaaagaaaacacttcttgggagataacccaagtttttattttgctactgctttgttgtgtcttggaagttgttactactgtagcaacctctccttatcatgtttatttcattgttgtgccaagtaaagtctttgatagtaaagttgatactagatttggattcctgggcagaaacagatttttagctgtcacgaatttgagttgatctctctgtaggagagtctaaaaaatctgcaaaaattcatgagtaatcctcagatatgtacgcaactttcattcaatttgagcatgttaagtgcctctaaaaaattcgtctttacggactattctgttttgacatattctaccttttatttcgcattgcctcttttactgtgtttgagtggatttctttgctccattaatttcagtaaccttgggtaatgtccagaagtgttgggaatgattgtgtccttgctgaacatgtgaatttttgattatgcactaaccctctaatgagattactTCAAGTtttgtgtggcagaagttttcaagggtcaagagagaaggatgatatgaTGTGatcaagagtgaaaagtctaagcttggggatgcccccgtggttcatccctgcatgtttcaagaagactcaagcgtctaagcttggggatgcccaaggcatccccttcttcatcaacaacttatcaggtcacctctagtgaaactatatttttattctgtcacatcttatgtgttttacttggagcgtctgtgtgtgatgcgtgtagctgacacgtccgttgggaaccccaagaggaaggtgtgatgcgcacagcggcaagtttccctcagttagaaaccaaggtttgatcgaaccagtaggagtcaagaagcacgttgaaggttgatggcggcgggatgtagtgcggcgcaacaccagagattccggcgccaacgtggaacctgcacaacacaaccaaagtactttgccccaacgaaacgagtgaggttgtcaatctcaccggcttgctgtaacaaaggattaaccgtattgtgtggaagatgattgtttgcaagaaaacgagtaaaacaagtattgcaacagatttgtatttcgagtataaatgaatggaccggggtccacggttcactagaggtgtctctcccataagataaaagcatgttgggtgaacaaattacggtcgggcaattgacaaatagagagagcataacaatgcacatacatgtcatgataagtatagtgagatttaattgggcattacgacaaagtacatagaccgccatccagctgcatctatgcctaaaaagtccaccttcgagttatcatccgaacccctccggtattaagttgcaaaacaacggacaattgcattaagtatggtgcgtaatgtaatcaacaactacatccttagacatagcatcaatgttttatccctagtggcaacatcacatccacaaccttagaactttacgtcacctgtcccggatatcaatggaggcatgaacccactatcgagcataaatactccctcttggagttaagagcaaaaacttggccgcagcctctactactaacggagagcatgcaagatcataaacaacacataggtaataacttgataattaacataacatagtattctctatccatcggatcccgacaaacacaacatatagtattacggatagatgatcttgatcatgttaggcagctcacaagatccaacaatgaagcacaatgaggagaagacaaccatctagctactgctatggacccatagtccaggggtgaactactcactcatcactccggaggcgaccatggcggtgaagagtcctccgggagatgaatcccctctccggcagggtgccggaggagatctccagaatcccccgagatgggattagcggcggcggcgtctctggaaggttttccgtatcgtggctcttggtactgggggtttcgcgacggaggctttaagtaggcggaagggcaacgcggggggccacacgagggccccacaccataggtcggcgtggccagggcctgggccgcgccgccctatggtggcggcgcctcgtggccccacttcgactcctcttcggtcttccggaagcttcgtggcaaaataggaccctgggcgttgatttcgtccaattccgagaatatttcgttactaggatttctgaaaccaaaaacagcgagaacaacgaagcggctcttcggcatcttgttagtaggttagttccagaaaatgcacgaatatgacataaagtgtgcataaaacatgtagatatcatcaataatgtggcatggaacataagaaattatcgatacgtcggagacgtatcagcgtccccaagcttagttctgctcgtcccgagcaggtaaaacgataacaaagataatttctgaagtgacatgccatcataaccttgatcatactatttgtaaacatatgtaatgaatgcatcgatcaaaacaatggtaatgacatgagtaaacaagtgaatcataaagcaaagacttttcatgaatagtacttcaagacaagcatcaataagtcttgcataagagttaactcataaagcaataattcaaagtaaaggtattgaagcaacacaaaggaagattaagtttcagcggttgctttcaacttgtaacatgtatatctcatggataattgtcaacatagagtaatataacaagtgcaatatgcaagtatgtaggaatcaatgcacagttcacacaagtgtttgcttcttgaggtggagagaaataggtgaactgactcaacataaaagtaaaaagaatggtccttcaaagaggaaagcatcgattgctatatttgtgctagagcttttattttgaaaacatgaaacaattttgtcaacggtagtaataaagcatatgagttatgaaaattatatcttacaagttgcaagcctcatgcatagtatactaatagtgcccgcaccttgtcctaattagcttggactaccggatcatcgcaatacacatgttttaaccaagtgtcacaatggggtacctccatgccgcctgtacaaaggtctaaggagaaagctcgcattttggatttctcgcttttgattattctcaacttagacatccataccgggacaacatggacaacagataatggactcctctttaatgcataagcatgtggcaacaattattattctcatatgagattgaggatatatgtccaaaactgaaacttccaccatgaatcatggctttagttagcggcccagtgttcttctctaacaatatgtatgctccaaccattaaggtggtagatctctcttacttcagacaagacggacatgcatagcaactcacatgatattcaacaaagaatagttgatggcgtccccgaaacatggttatcgcacaacaagcaacttaataagagataaagtgcataagtacatattcaataccacaatagtttttaagctatttgtcccatgagctatatattgcaaaggtgaagaatggaaattttaaaggtagcactcaagcaatttactttggaatggcggagaaataccatgtagtaggtaggtatggtggacacaaatggcatagtggttggctcaaggattttggatgcatgagaagtattccctctcgatacaaggtttaggctagcaaggttatttgaaacaaacacaaggatgaacggtgcagcaaaactcacataaaagacatattgtaaacattataagactctacaccgtcttccttgttgttcaaaactcaatactagaaattatctagactctagagaaaccaaatatgcaaaccaaattagcaagctctaagtgtttcttcattaatgggtgcaaagtatatgatgcaagagcttaaacatgagcacaacaattgccaagtatcaaattattcaagacattttagaattactacatgtagcattttccaattccaaccatataacaaattaacgaagaagaaacttcgccaagaatactatgagtaaagcctaaggacatacttgtccatatgctacagcggagcgtgtctctctcccataaagtgaatgctaggatccattttattcaaacaaaacaaacaaaaaacaaaaacaaaccgacgctccaagcaaagtacataagatgtggccgaataaaaatatagtttcaggggaggaacctgataatgttgtcgatgaagaaggggatgccttgggcatccccaagcttagacgcttgagtcttcttagaatatgcaggggtgaaccaccggggcatccccaagcttagagctttcactctccttgatcatattgtatcatactcctctcttgatccttgaaaatttcctccacaccaaactcgaaacaactcattagagggttagtggacaataaaaattaacatgttcagaggtgacacaatcattcttaacacttctggacattgcataaagctactggacattaatggatcaaagaaattcatccaacatagcaaaagaggcaatgcgaaataaaaggcagaatctgtcaaaacagaacagtccgtaaagatggattttattgaggcaccagacttgctcaaatgaaaattcccaaattgaatgaaagttgcgtacatatctgaggatcatgcacgtaaattggcttaattttctgagctacctacagggaggcaggtcgaaattcgtgagagcaaagaaatctgaaactgcgcagtaatccaaatctagtactcactttactatcaaagactttacttggcacaacaaaacataaaagtaagataaggagaggttgctacagtattaaacaacttccaagactcaaatataaaacaaaaatactgtagtaaaaacatgggttgtctcccataagcgctttctttaacgcctttcagctaggcgcagaaagtgtaactcaagtgttatcaaagggtggtgcatctacagcggggtttggagttttctcaaccatgcatagtatattggatacataagtttcagcgtctcccttttcattagtcttgggcttgctactctcatcgaacaaattttcaggaacaagccaagcatagttattttctagtgcatcattcatagctaggagtttacatggtattggtgctttgatctccccaccatcattagtattattagtgtaccttattctatccatgtccattttttcaggagaccaacaaaattagtatgagaaccaagcatattaaatttagcaaagacctttctagcctctcttgctagaccaccaaattctctaagaagggtttctaaaacaaaatctttcttttccccttcttccatatcaccaagtgtaagaaacatgtgttggattataggattgagattaacaaatttagtttccaacatgcgaaccaaacaaacagaggcatcttcataagtagggacagcttttgcaagtggtatatctttaagatcttcatgcatactaacatgggtgaaaaattcttcaatattatctcttccaattatagacccttgtcccacaggtatatcttttacagtaaaattaagaagaaacatgttgaaataagtaaagcaaatgcaagtaactaattttttgtgtttttgatatagagtgcaagacaataaataaagtaaagctagcaactaatttttttgtgttttgatataagtgcagcaaacaaagtagtaaataaaataaagcaagacaaaaacaaagtaaagagattgggaagtggagactccccttgcagcgtgtcttgatctccccggcaacggcgccagaaatttgcttgatgcgtgtagctgacacgtccgttgggaaccccaagaggaaggtgtgattcgcacagcggcaagtttccctcagttagaaaccaaggtttgatcgaaccagtaggagtcaagaagcacgttgaaggttgatggcggcgggatgtagtgcggcgcaacaccagagattccggcgccaacgtggaacctgcacaccccccaacgaaacagtgaggttgtcaatctcaccggtttgctgtaacaaaggattaaccgtattgtgtggaagatgattgtttgcaagaaaacagtaaaacaagtattgcagcagatttgtatttcagtataaaagaatggaccggggtccacggttcactagaggtgtctctcccataagataaaagcatgttgggtgaacaaattacagtcgggcaattgacaaatagagagagcataacaatgcacatacatgtcatgataagtatagtgagatttaattgggcattacgacaaagtacatagaccgccatccagctgcatctatgcctaaaaagtccaccttcaggttatcatccgaaccccttcagtattaagttgcaaaacaacagacaattgcattaagtatggtgcgtaatgtaatcaacaactacatccttagacatagcatcaatgttttatccctagtggcaacagcacatccacaaccttagaactttacatcactcgtccccagatatcaatggaggcatgaacccactatcgagcataaatactccctcttggagttaagagcaaaaacttggccagagcctctactaataacggagagcatgcaggatcataaacaacacataggtaataacttgataattaacataacatagtattctctatccatcggatcccgacaaacacaacatatagtattacagatagatgatcttgatcatgttaggcagctcacaagatccaacaatgaagcacaatgaggagaagacaaccatctagctactgctatggacccatagtctaggggtgaactactcactcatcactccggaggcgaccatggcggtgaagagtcctccgggagatgaatcccctctccggcagggtgccggaggagatctccgaatcccccgagatgggattggcggcggcggcgtctcggaaggttttccgtatcgtggctctcggtactgggggtttcgcgacggaggctttaagtaggcggaagggcaacgcggggggccacacgagggccccacaccataggttggcgcggccagggcctgggccgcgccgccctatggtggcggcgcctcgtggccccacttcgactcctcttcggtcttctggaagcttcgtagcaaaataggaccctgagcattgatttcgtccaattccgagaatatttcgttactaggatttctgaaaccaaaaacagcagaaaacagcaactggctcttcggcatcttgttagtaggttagttccagaaaatgcacgaatataacataaagtgtgcataaaacatgtagatatcatcaataatgtggcatggaacataagaaattatcgatacgtcggagacgtatcagtgtgcttttattttaattttttattttcattctctgaataaattggatcctatattgtgtgggagagagacatgctccgctttttcatttgaacacttgtgttcttcgttttactttaatattcatggctaaagttgaaagccgcctcattgctatttggttgaaaacagaaaatgcttcatgttgtaattggtatatggtcttgaataatttgatacttggcaattgttttgagctctcaaatagatcatgtttaagctcttgcatcatgtagtttaaacctattagtggagaaccaccgtagagcttgttgaaatttggtttgcatgattggtctctctaaagtctagatattttctggtaaaagtgtttgagaaacaaggaagacagtgtagagtcttataatgcttgcaatatgttcttatgtaagttttgctgtaccggttcatacttgtgtttgcttcaaacaaccttgctagccaaagccttgtactgagacggaatgcttctcgtgcatccaaaacttatgccatttgtgtccaccataactacctactgtgtggtatttttctgccattccaaagtaaatttcttgcgtgctacctttaaaaatttcattccttgtctttacaatacatagctcatgggaaaatagcctaaaaaactattgtggtaatgaatatgtcgcttatgtatcttatttcttataagttgcttgttgagcgttaaccatgttttctggggacgccatcaacctgttacacctttgttgaatatcatgtgagttgctatgcatgttcgtcttgtctgaagtaagggagatttgccatgattaaatggtttgagtatgcatattgttagagaagaacattgggccgccaaccaaagccatgtatcatggtggaagtttcagcttggacattaatcctcaaatttcttatgagaatattatctgttgttgaatgctttaagcattaaagaggagtccattatctgttttctatgttgtcccggtatggatgtcctcaagttgagttctatcaaaatcgagaaatcaaatgtgatctatctccgtggacctttgtacaggtggcatagaggtacccctttgtgacacttggttgaaatatatgtaatgcaatgataatccatggacatccgagctaattaggacaaggtgcgagcactattagtattcgatgcatgaggcttgcaacttataggaggttttatgcataacacatatgaattattactaccgttgacaaaattgtttccatgttttcaaaataaaaagctctagcacatgagtaatccctgcttccctctgcgaagggcctttattttactttatgttgagtcagtttacctacttctttctatcttagaagcaaacacttgtgtcaacggtgtgcattgattcttacatgcttgcttattgcactcatcatattactttgtgttgacaattatccatgagatatacatgttgaaagttgaaagcaattggtgaaacttaaatcttcctttgtgttgcttcaaaaccttctattaagaatctattgctttatgagttaactcttatgcaagacttgttgatgctcgtcttgaaagtactattcatgagaagtctttgctatatgatccagttgtttagtcattatctatttgttagcaaactatataccattgctttgagtcacttcattcatctcatattctttacaaatagtattgatcaagattatgatagtagcatgtcacttcagaaattatccttgttatcgtttacctactcgagggcgagtaggaactaagcttggggatgcttgatacgtctcaaacgtatctataatttcttatgtttcatgctagttttatgacaactagatgtcccgttgcgctatcgcgcaaaggcAGAATTCAATCAGAATTTGAGCCATAAGTTTTGGCTTATTTTAATATCGAAGGCTCAGAGCGGAGCTCTACTCTTCTTGTCGTTGTCGTCACCGTAGTGGTAAAGGGAGGGCATTCAGGTTGGGTGGCTGTTCAGGCAAGCTATAACATCATCCGATGGCGTGAGTTGGAGAAAATGTCCTGGATGGTCCCTCCACCTTCCTTTGGCTACTCACTTTGCTCCCATGCGACGGCTCCTTCCGCCCCTTGTACGCCCTCCTTTTCCTTTTCCGGCCCCTTAGACGCACTTGGCATCCGTGATGGTGCAGCCATCCTCGGCCGAATTTATGTTAATTGTGTTTAGGAACTAATGATTGAGAGAATCAAGTGATGTTTCATTGATGATTGTTGGGGGTATATATACCCACCGAACGAGACGCCAATAAGGCGGTTACAAAGGCACCTCTTCGGTATTACGAGCGTTTGGACAAAACTATCCGACTACTTAGCTTAGGACCTAAGCTAATCTTAATAACTTGCCTAATTAGCTTAGTACCAAAGCTATCCTACTTCTAACAAATTGTACAACAATTTAAGACCTCTATCAATCAATGGTAGAGTTATATCTGCATGGTATCTTAATCTATGAAAGTGTAAGAATACAACAATGATGTTGAAGCTGAAAGGTAAGTAAGATATAGCAAATCGGTTAGTGGGTAAATCAAGTGAGTTCGTGAAGCTCGATATTTCTGTAGGTATGCACACGCAAAAAACGTGGGGAAAAAGCGAGATAATATTGTAACCATTCTGATAGATCCCTCGTTAGCTATCTACAGACATAGATTCCAGTATAAATAGATAGAAACATTAAGTATAGCATATATTCCAACATGGATGGATGGAAACACCGAGTATATTGAAAAAGGCAAGTTGTGGAATTCCTATGTACACTCTATAGAATTTAGCTAATATCCATAACACAGTCCAGGATGAGATCGGATCAGGTTGTTCTTATAAAACAGTTAAAGCTCTCAGATTTGACACAAAATAGATAGGACAACATACACATACGGAAACAGAAAGGAAAAAAGATGGCACAAAACAGATGGGAGAACAGAGCACATAGACACATAGCTGATCGCATACAGAGCAAGCATATGAGGTACTCTGGCTAATGACTTGGAACCTCATTTCTATTTCCGTTGTCTTGTTCAACTTCCAAGAACCATAATAATTGCTCTGTGAACACGACCACCAACAACAAGTGGTCTTTGGCAGTTTTTGAGACTTGTGCTTTCGTTCTCACAAAGATCCCGAGATTTAGTCGAAAATTCAGACAAAACACAACTGCACCACCGATAATGCACAACATATCAAAACAGATTTACAAATGTGTAATGCTCACGGTAGTTGCATAATCTTACAACTTCCAGCAAAGTAATAATAATGTAGAAAAAGCACcaccaaaaagaagaaaaaaagtgcAAAAAGAAAAACCTCCCTGAGCAAGATATGAAATATAGAAATAGGCCTCTCACTAAGTTAAGCAACGGATATAGCACTACGGGTTCAACCTGGCTACATGCTACCACAAAAATAATCTAGGGAACAACGAACAGATCTGATCAGATACATAGAACATATGAAGTATAGGAGCTAGGTCTAAATTGAAAGATAAAAAACATGTCTAATTGTCTATTTTAGTTTGAGGGCTGGATAAACGATTGTCAAGCTTTAATAGATCGCTTGGGGTACTTGTATAAACATGGAATTTTTATTCATGAAAACTGTGGCGAACATAGAGCTACAATGATCCATCCTATGAATGATCATTCGTAGTCTACATTTGGCAGGCAACAAATAATCATAATTAACTATAACTGGCTTATCTTATCTTTAGATGATTAATTAGAACATTCCAAGAACTGATGAAAGCAACTTGCCTAATTGCATTTATATTTTCTTAGCTCAGaacacaccaacaacgagatacaAGAAAATTAAGAACACAAATGATTCATTTCCAATTAGGCTACCATCCTATGTGAAACACATCACCATAGAAACACTGGCCATACTCCAAGCAGCAATACTCAAACTCATCAAGAATTCAGATTGCATACCTCAAATTTCTCAATTTGATAGGGTGTTGGCTAGCGTAGAGGCAAGTCGATGACCACTTGAGTTCTCCTAGTCTCCACATTGACGCgacctcttcctccacaataAGGCTGAAACTAAACAATAACTAATAACATACATGCTTCCAAATAATAAAGCCACAATTTAATATATGGAGATTTTTTCTTTGAGAAAAAAAAGTTACTTTAAATTCTTCACTTCCTTAAGAAAGGTGTGCTATTACCAACCTAACATAGAATATGTAAAGGCATCCATGAAAAATATATGCAGCTTTCCTCgagccggcgctcctcctcccgttCTTCATCTTGAGAGCCTGCCTCATGACGCTACACacgaaacaacaagtagaaaatcAGGCAACAAAATTAGGTAGACACAAGACCctaaaaagggaagcatgtattctTTCGAAGAATTTTTTTGGGTAAATTTAAGTTTTAAACCAAAGGGATGCCTAGAGATCTCTATGTATGTATAGAAAACACTATCATCTTCCTTAGCTGCaggaataaattaactgaggaatGCGTGAGGTTTTAGCACCTGCTCTATTATTATGCCTTGGCAGGACATACCAAAGTAATTCTTTGTCTCGATCAAAGTATATACCTTTTTGTAGCCCGGGAAAAACCTTAATTCATAAAAGAACCACAGTTTCACAACACCGTATGAACTTACAGAAGTTTATACTAATCAATACGGATGCCCATCTCTATGCAAAACCTTACTAATATACTGTTATTTAATATTGTCATGATTCTATAAATGTCAGCAAATAAAAGTCATTATTAAACGAACCAGGAGACTTAAGAAAAAGTATATTCACATAATAGCTGATCTCGCTTAAAAACTGAAAAGTAATACCACCAGAAGTATTAATTGGGAGGTCACCTCTGTTGCCTCACATCGCCGCCGCCTCGTGCTTTGGGCTCTCCGCGCCCGAGGCCGCCGTCGGTGTACATCACCATGGCAAGAGCTCTCTGCACGAGAGGCACCACCGTGGCAGGGGAAGAGTCTGGTGCAATGGCGGCAATGTCGGCGGTCTTGATTGAGATCTCGGTCTCCACCGGAGAGAGCTGGGGTAGTTGTCGTCGAGTTGTGCCCTTTTGAAACCGAGCGACCCCAGTATGAGCAGCTTGCTGGAATCCAAGGCCACGAGGCCGCCGAGGCTCGCCGACGGTTCGAGGATGCCTTCTTCCATTGGGTCATAGTAGTCGGCCGGGCACGAGAACAAGATGCCCATTCTTGCAACAAGCATCCTTTCTCCCACACAATCTGGAAGAAATAAACAAGGATTAGAGAAACCATAACACGCAATCTGGAAGAAATAAACAAGGTAGACTCTGAAAACTAAAAAACCAACAGTATCTTGGCACTAAAAGAATGCTATTTTACCTGCCCCAGCCTA from Lolium rigidum isolate FL_2022 chromosome 4, APGP_CSIRO_Lrig_0.1, whole genome shotgun sequence encodes the following:
- the LOC124646451 gene encoding uncharacterized protein LOC124646451 yields the protein MVMYTDGGLGRGEPKARGGGDVRQQSVMRQALKMKNGRRSAGSRKAAYIFHGCLYIFYVSLIVEEEVASMWRLGELKWSSTCLYASQHPIKLRNLSCVLSEFSTKSRDLCENESTSLKNCQRPLVVGGRVHRAIIMVLGS